In Macrobrachium nipponense isolate FS-2020 chromosome 25, ASM1510439v2, whole genome shotgun sequence, one genomic interval encodes:
- the LOC135198957 gene encoding uncharacterized protein K02A2.6-like, with the protein MRLCVVMCTNVAMTLIVLAPLGCPNLTVVTDHRPLTKLLGDRALTEISNPRLFRLKERTLQYRFRVKHLHGKRNSAADFLSRYPTLKADPSTHDVDLDEDLTDAMAAAVLAAVEHDSCVVDEASVRHAAIRDPVYQLLMARVLAGDWADRKSQEVACLRPFYGVRERLAVVQDLVTYTFEQGNVRLVIPEPLRQQVAANLHAGHQGLDSMQRRAHQTVYWPGLEGDLQYRRSLCEECDVHTPSQAAEEFIITPPPEYPSQMTVADMFQHDGHMYMAYADRLTGWLELAHFPHGTSSSHIKTQLRRYFARWGAPEQISTDGGTNLASEEMGEFFKCGACPRDYHLPSTLSPTAGQRTRSRLGSG; encoded by the coding sequence ATGAGGCTATGCGTCGTCATGTGTACCAATGTAGCAATGACATTAATAGTGTTAGCGCCCTTAGGGTGCCCCAACCTCACCGTCGTGACAGACCACCGCCCATTAACCAAGTTGCTGGGGGATCGGGCCCTTACGGAAATCTCCAACCCCCGTCTCTTCAGGCTGAAGGAGAGAACCCTGCAGTACCGCTTCAGGGTCAAGCATCTGCACGGGAAGCGTAACAGTGCGGCAGACTTCCTATCACGATACCCCACCTTGAAAGCCGATCCTAGCACCCATGACGTGGACCTTGACGAGGACCTCACCGACGCCATGGCGGCCGCTGTCTTGGCAGCAGTAGAGCACGACAGCTGCGTCGTGGACGAGGCGAGTGTCAGACATGCCGCCATCCGCGACCCCGTGTATCAGCTGCTCATGGCCAGGGTCCTGGCTGGGGACTGGGCGGACAGGAAGTCCCAGGAAGTTGCATGCCTTCGGCCCTTCTACGGTGTCAGGGAGAGGCTGGCCGTCGTCCAAGACTTAGTGACATACACATTTGAACAGGGCAACGTTCGCCTAGTTATACCGGAGCCCCTTCGTCAGCAGGTGGCTGCCAACCTACACGCGGGGCACCAAGGCCTGGACTCCATGCAACGACGAGCACACCAGACGGTATACTGGCCTGGACTCGAGGGGGACCTGCAGTATCGCCGCTCCTTGTGCGAAGAATGCGACGTTCACACACCATCCCAGGCCGCGGAGGAATTCATCATTACGCCGCCCCCTGAGTACCCCTCCCAGATGACGGTAGCAGATATGTTCCAGCACGACGGACACATGTACATGGCCTACGCAGATAGGCTCACAGGTTGGCTGGAGCTGGCCCACTTCCCCCACGGTACCTCCTCCTCTCACATCAAGACCCAGCTACGTCGCTACTTCGCCAGGTGGGGGGCCCCGGAGCAAATCTCCACGGACGGGGGTACTAATCTGGCAAGCGAAGAAATGGGGGAATTTTTCAAGTGTGGGGCGTGTCCGCGCGACTATCATCTGCCCAGTACCCTCAGTCCAACGGCAGGGCAGAGGACGCGGTCAAGGTTGGGAAGCGGATAA